A window of Oscillatoria sp. FACHB-1406 contains these coding sequences:
- a CDS encoding lipopolysaccharide assembly protein LapA domain-containing protein: MSKLTNLLSSLIIAAWAVAIAVLSVQNYSFISLKFLTFTSIPFPFGVLLTFCFGGGLILGALFPLLLGKPRRSARSMRGRERNDYLEESDPLEDWS, translated from the coding sequence ATGAGCAAGCTGACTAATTTACTTTCGTCTTTGATTATCGCAGCGTGGGCCGTCGCGATCGCGGTTCTTTCGGTACAAAACTACTCATTTATTTCCCTTAAATTCCTCACTTTTACCTCAATTCCGTTCCCCTTCGGCGTTCTGTTAACTTTCTGTTTTGGGGGCGGGTTGATTTTGGGCGCGCTGTTTCCGTTATTGTTGGGGAAACCGAGAAGATCCGCGCGATCGATGCGAGGCAGAGAGCGTAATGATTATCTTGAGGAAAGCGATCCTTTAGAAGATTGGTCTTGA